Within the Balaenoptera acutorostrata chromosome 10, mBalAcu1.1, whole genome shotgun sequence genome, the region TCTGAGTCTAGGGCCACTGTCATTGTCACTTTTGGCATGTCCCTATTTGGGCATTAATGATAAGCCTGCCAGCCTGTGTCTCTGAGAGGCCTTGATAACTGATGGACTAATTTCCTGGTCCTTAGAGATGCTGCCTCACACATCTTAAATGGGCTCCTTGATGGGATCCCATCTCTCTCGGCCCTCTGACCCTGGTGCCATTGGTGGGCAGGTTCCCATTCCTTGGGGCTAGGAGGGGCAGCTTGCCTGTTTCTGGTCAGTAATGACCATCTTCTGTACTATTCTGTGGCTTCCCCCATGGGGGCAGTAGCTCTTCATTAGTGTGGATAGTCATTTCCTGGCAAGGCAGGGGCTAGAGCAAAGGGTCTGGGGCCACTTGGGACCCACTTGATGGCACCTCTCCAGCCTGGGGATGTGCTGTGCTTCCTGAGTTTGTATATTATGGGAGATGCTGCCCCCATTCCGCTCTTCATCGCGAGAGAGGCTGTACTGACTTAAATTCAGTGTTTGCCTGGCACTAAagagcagggctgggatttgCTGCTTCTCCCCCAGGGCAGGGTCCCTTCTTTTCAGCACTTTTGAACACTTGGGAGACACAGCCCAGTTATCTGGTGGGTGGTGGGCATGTGTGTCTGCACACGCTCTTTGCCACCATTTCACCCTGTTCCATGCTAGAGAGCCCTAtccctgccaggccctgccttcccAGCCCCAACTTGGGACCAAAGTGCAAGATGGGATCACGGGTTGGGGCGTTCAAGCGACCCCTCTCTGTAGTGCTTCCCTGGGCGAAGTCGACACCAGCCCCCTAGCGGGGTGGGATGGGCGGTGCTTAAAGAGGAAGGGGACCAGTTTTGCAACTTGGCAGGGACCCCACGCCTCCCTCACATCCGGGCCTGTACAGTGGGCGTGGGGATTCTCCTTAAGGGGCCAAAGGCCTGGGCTAGTTCGTAGCCTCTGCTCACTTGCTCACATCCCGCCACGTGCAccacttccccccccccccagatgcAGATTGCTTGAACTTTAAAACTGTtcaatttggttttgtttgtaccgatttaaaaaatgttttaatgggGAAAAGTTTGGGGAGAACCGTGGGAAGGGCCTGGTTCCTTTGCTTCTCGAGGAACTGCAAGGCCTCGCCTGGAGGACCGCTCTCTACTCCACTTTCCTGGAAGCTGCCTAAGCCTGTCCACGCCGCCCGAGCCCTGCGCCCGGATATGACACGTGGCTCTGGTCACGTCTGGGCGCGGTTGCGTTTTCTCGGGACCTTGCGTGCAGGGGAGAGGGGTGCTCTGGCCTTGGGCCGAGCCCGCCCCTTTCTGTACACCTAGCGCTGCCCGCCCCGCTTGTGTCTGAGGTCGTGTATGTCAAAATAAAGCCGCTAGAAACCGAGGCGTGTCCGTGTCTTGAGAAACCCCTCGGCCTCCGGGAGACTGGCCTAGTCCGGCCCGCCCGCGTCCTCGGCCCCTCGCCGACCCGGTGAGGCGGAGAGGGGCCGGAAGCCGCTGGGGCGCGGTGCAAAGGAAGCCTCGCCCTTGGCGCCAGCTCCGCTTTTGGATCCGCCAATGGCCAGCTGACCCGCAGGTCCGGGTCCCGGTCCCCATGGCAGCCCGGCGCGCTCGGCTCTCATTGGCTGCGTCGGCCGGAGCGTCGCGTCCCGCGCTCCGACGCCGACGGTGTGCCACGTATACGGTAGCTGATTGGGCCGCCCGAGTTTACGTCACTTCCCGCCGGCCGCCGGCCCGAGTTGGGAGGCAGTCGGTCTCCGTCCAGCGTCGCGTCTCGGTTTGCTGCGGTCCCGGACCTAGCGTCAGCGCGGACTGGGCGGACAAGGCAGAGCCAGAGTTGGTCAGTCTGGCGGGTGAAGGGCGCGGGGCCGGGCACAGCGGCGGGAGTGTGCGGCAGAGGTGCGCCAGGCGGGCCGCGGACACCTCGGATCCCGAGACTCACTCTCCGGCCGCCCGCAGGCGCAATGAAGGCACTGATTTTGGTGGGCGGCTATGGGACGCGCTTGCGGCCGCTGACACTAAGCATCCCGAAGCCGCTGGTGGACTTCTGCAATAAGCCCATCTTGCTGCACCAAGTGGAGGCGCTGGCCGCGGTAAGGCCCGGGGCCGGGGTCTTGGTAGGACCTGATAGGATGAGGGACGGCCAGCGATTGGGGATCGGGGACACCTGTGCCTTCGGCTGAGTCCGCCTGGCGGCCGGCGCCGTTCTGTCCCACAGGCCGGCGTGGACCACGTGATTCTGGCTGTGAGCTATATGTCTCAGGTGCTGGAGAAGGAAATGAAGGCGCAGGAGCAAAGGGTGAGGCATGGACTTCTGGCTCTTTGCCCTGGTCCCCGCTCAACTTTTCACCCTGGTGAGAGGAACCTGACGGGGGGTTTCTTCCTTCCAGCTAGGAATCCGAATCTCTATGTCCCATGAAGAGGAGCCTTTAGGGACAGGTCAGTAGAGACAGGAAGGTCCCTTGGGGAGGGTTTAGGGCCAGGGAAGGGGCAAGACTCAGCCTGGATGGGGACTGCTGAGCCTGGATCCAGGGGCTCAGACCCCCAAGATGATGGTGACCTGTTCCTCTCCCCCAGCTGGGCCCCTGGCACTGGCCCGTGACTTGCTCTCTGAGACTGCAGACCCTTTTTTCGTCCTCAACAGTGACGTGATCTGCGATTTCCCCTTTCAGGCCATGGTGCAGTTCCACCGACACCATGGCCAGGAGGGCTCAATTCTGGTAAGCAAGCACGTCTTTCTGCTCTAATGTTCCTGTCCCCATGCGcagcctccccagcctctcccatTCTCCGGCCTTGAACTGCCCCTTAGTGTTGTGGATGCAGAGCTGTGCAGTTTGTGCCTTTAAGCATTTGTGGCAAAGCCAATGAAATTTAGGACAACATGTATATCAAGGCTCAGGAGCACTGGACTAGGCCTGAAGTCCCCCTGCACTCAGGTGACCAAAGTGGAGGAACCCTCTAAGTACGGTGTGGTGGTGTGTGAGGCGGACACAGGCCGCATTCACCGGTTCGTGGAGAAGCCGCAGGTGTTTGTGTCCAACAAGATCAACGCAGGCATGTACATCCTGAGCCCTGCAGTGCTACGGCGCATCCAGGTGTGTAGAAGCCAGCTGCTGGGTGGGCTGGGGTAGGGCAGGCCACCACTGCCATGACCCTGCTCATGAGCTGCCCACTCCCACAGCTGCAGCCCACATCCATTGAGAAGGAGATCTTCCCTGTCATGGCCAAGGAGGGGCAGCTCTATGCCATGGAGTTGCAGGGTGAGGCAGGGAGGCCACAGGGTGGGGGTGGTCTGTGGCTGGGCTGAGCCCCCTGGAGCCCCCTGATGCATTCTCTCCCTACAGGCTTCTGGATGGACATTGGGCAGCCCAAGGATTTCCTCACTGGCATGTGCCTCTTCCTGCAGTCGCTGCGACAGAGGCAGCCTGAGCAACTGTGCTCAGGTCCTGGCATTGTGGGCAACGTGCTGGTGGTGAGGCCCTTGCCCAGAGCATTGTCAACCCCCTCAATCTTGGGGGACAGATGGCCCACTTGTGTTTTCCCCACTGTCCTCAGGACCCAAGTGCCCGTATTGGCGAAAACTGCAGCATTGGCCCCAACGTGAGTCTGGGTCCTGGTGTGGTGGTGGAGGATGGTGTGTGCATTCGGCGGTGCACAGTGCTGCGAGACGCCCACATTCGCTCCCACTCCTGGCTTGAGTCCTGCATTGTAGGCTGGCGCTGCCGCGTGGGCCAGTGGGTAAGCCTCCGGGCTGGGCCAGATGGAGAGGGTGGGGGAATGCCTCTGCCTCGCTGacaggcctgcccctccccccaaggtGCGCATGGAGAACGTGACAGTGCTGGGTGAGGACGTCATAGTTAACGACGAGCTCTACCTCAACGGGGCCAGTGTGCTGCCCCACAAGTCTATTGGTGAGTCGGTGCCAGAGCCCCGCATCATCATGTGAGGATGCTGCGGGGCTGGCTGAGCCCCCATTTCCCCACTGGCAAGGGGATCACTGGCTCGACACATCAGGAGGCTCTGGACTCATTGCCATTTGACTGGGGAGGATTGGACAAGGCTGAAGCCGTCGGACACCCGCCTTCGCCTGTGGACATAATCTGgcaagatccttgctgggcataCCCCACAAAGCCCACTCCCTCAAGATGGGCTGGGCCAGGACTGTATGGAATAATAATTTAATGCTCACTGTGGCCCTGACTGAAAGTCAAGCTCAGGCACAAATAGGGCATGGTGGGGGGCCGTGGGGGACAGGGCAAGGGGCTCATAAATAGGGCCCAGCCTGGGTTTGAGTTTAAGGGTAGAGGTTCCTGCTGTGTGGGCCAGGCAGGCTTAGGCAGCCGAGGAAGTGGCACTTGCACTGGCTGCCTTGTCCCAGTCCTCTACAGACACGATGGTGGCTTTGCAGAAGAAGCAATCCTTGTTGTTCATCAGGTGCTGGTTGATGCAGGCTCTATAACAGGGGAGGGCATAAAGGTGGCCTGTGTATCCCTGCTGTTCCCCACCCAGCCCCTTGTGCCCGTGCAGCCCACTTACTTGCAGGACTTGTGGCCACAGGGCTGGAACACAGCAGAAATAGGGTGAGCATAGCAGATGGGGCAGAGGTCTTCCTCACTGGTGGGCTGCAGGGAGCAGAGTGCAGGGTGGGCTGGGGTTGGGTGCCCAGACAAGTTGGGTGTACACTACGCACACAGCTGTGGTGATGTGTACTGGGGTTGTGTGGACCCGTGTGCTGTGGCCCCACTCACCAGGGAGGCAGCTGCTGCCTGGGCAGACGCAGAGGTCAGGTGTGCCAACATCTGTTCCACCTGGGCCAGTTCCTCAACACTGATGTAATCTGTGTCTGGCGGGTGGAAGGAGGTGTCAGGCCCAATGTGGCCCTAGAACCCAGTGCCTCTT harbors:
- the GMPPB gene encoding mannose-1-phosphate guanyltransferase beta, with amino-acid sequence MKALILVGGYGTRLRPLTLSIPKPLVDFCNKPILLHQVEALAAAGVDHVILAVSYMSQVLEKEMKAQEQRLGIRISMSHEEEPLGTAGPLALARDLLSETADPFFVLNSDVICDFPFQAMVQFHRHHGQEGSILVTKVEEPSKYGVVVCEADTGRIHRFVEKPQVFVSNKINAGMYILSPAVLRRIQLQPTSIEKEIFPVMAKEGQLYAMELQGFWMDIGQPKDFLTGMCLFLQSLRQRQPEQLCSGPGIVGNVLVDPSARIGENCSIGPNVSLGPGVVVEDGVCIRRCTVLRDAHIRSHSWLESCIVGWRCRVGQWVRMENVTVLGEDVIVNDELYLNGASVLPHKSIGESVPEPRIIM